The sequence below is a genomic window from Vibrio navarrensis.
CTGCCAAGAACTGGTGGATTACATCTCTGAAGGTCATTTTAAAGTCTACGATATGGTGATGAACAAGTGGCGTGCTACTGGCTTTGAAATCACGCAAGAGATCCATGACACTTATGCTCGCATCGTGCTAACCACCGATCCACTGCTCAACTTTACTGATCAATACGCCAGTGTCGATGAAGAAGATACGCTAGACCGTTTTGACAAAGATCTCTCTCGCTTGGGTGAAATACTGGAAATGCGTTTTGAAGTGGAAGATCAACTCATCCAGTTGATCGCTGACAGCCTGTCAGTCCCGCCAGGGGCTTGAAGTACAGGCAACGAAAAACGATTGATTTAACAGTAACAACAGCAACAACAGCCACAAAAAAGGCACCCGAAGGTGCCTTTTTGATTTCTCAACGATTACTCGTCTGAAGAGAAGCCTGCGTTTAGCAGTGCAGCAAGGTTATCAGTTGCTTGTGCAGCCGATGGGCCTTCCTGTGCTTGCGCACGTTTCGCTTGACGATCTTGGTGATACGCAAAACCAGTACCAGCCGGGATCAGACGACCAACGATAACGTTCTCTTTCAGGCCACGCAGATCATCACGCTTACCAGAAACAGCCGCTTCAGTCAGTACGCGAGTCGTTTCTTGGAACGATGCCGCAGAGATAAACGACTCAGTAGCAAGAGATGCTTTGGTAATACCTAGCAGCTCACGTTCGAAACGTGCTGGCTCTTTGCCTTCCGCTTCTAGATTGCGGTTAGCAATCTTCACTTGCGCGTATTCTACTGTCTCACCTGGTAGGAACTCAGAGTCACCAGCGTGAGTAATAGTACACTTACGAAGCATCTGACGAACGATGGTTTCGATGTGCTTGTCGTTAATCTTAACGCCTTGCAAACGGTAAACTTCCTGAACTTCATTGGCGATGTACTGAGTCACAGCGTGGATACCACGTAGACGCAGGATATCGTGTGGCGCTTCTGGACCGTCAGCGATAACATCGCCACGTTCCACACGCTCACCTTCAAATACGTTCAGC
It includes:
- a CDS encoding Rsd/AlgQ family anti-sigma factor; the encoded protein is MVMLKKFKQTQEQWGGSSEVIDHWLETRQSLIVEYCKLAALQPCINKTNVLELPTPDELQHFCQELVDYISEGHFKVYDMVMNKWRATGFEITQEIHDTYARIVLTTDPLLNFTDQYASVDEEDTLDRFDKDLSRLGEILEMRFEVEDQLIQLIADSLSVPPGA